One Salvia splendens isolate huo1 chromosome 22, SspV2, whole genome shotgun sequence DNA segment encodes these proteins:
- the LOC121787383 gene encoding pentatricopeptide repeat-containing protein At4g04790, mitochondrial-like isoform X1, with amino-acid sequence MNGTLQRTQSTAQNLASLFRSAAATLTFRRAKTSAARRKGRALLNSPSNTSSPSSSDDVRLKGYISSVKPPSPAAYLNTKRESNQLLLLSNFKAPLSASPVPNSSLGSIVCGSLTSDCVDKDDESADQLASHASSVLYDEMDLNWDDDEDQEYLQVKSVMVMPWLETLSNNWASEWRKEISHVKKQKWVFKDGQDPGYKRLVKMCATKLGSDQTVALFGKLGRENGLDEFNMLIKICIEKARDTTDEDVSLREIYKAYQLFLRVRESGFQIEEKTYGQFLMYLIDFEMSDEFFFFHELIREDNPNSLPRLTYYEMLLRVRVDDVDTLQQLCLSIATERDENYYRREGLLLALYESDRKEEFLMLLETLDISKVTSVAVLECIFRGLGKFLLEHFAERFLSVLKGSDIGAENISNFILEYAISMPNLAVEGIIRKFRALHTKIEVLPTSVQYEKLIAYSCKFFKIHEALDVVDEALGSGVSLSLDTIHSILDACDRSCEFNLVHQIYSRISNHNLERNNETFRRMILLCVKMKDFEGAYGLIDDWKKESTPTTGMYNVILAGYFREKNVQSAHNVLKQMEDAGVKPDAITYSYLIANTQREKDIAKYYDEMSKSGITPTKQVFMALINAYASYGNFEYAREVASSYNLPAKYLKEINSVLVGALASNGKLSDALELYEKMKGDNCDLDPRAIKCLIEHYQSEGQVNKVLELLEELNDSPHWVDACFRVISHCVRQENLRSTVNLLKQLKDKFIDAEVALEVLFDEVFCLYAEHEPTDMQFGLNLLEAVKEKVGVRPSRKSLDFLLSACTNAKDTKSSFLIWKEYKRAGLPYNVLSFVRMYQALLASGDTKSAERLLNKIPQSDAHVRCVIKACQETYGKAEFVRKKGTKKKKATMAKSII; translated from the exons ATGAATGGCACTTTACAAAGGACTCAATCCACCGCCCAAAACCTAGCCTCTCTCTTccgctccgccgccgccaccctTACATTTAGGCGCGCTAAAACCTCCGCCGCCAGGAGGAAGGGACGCGCACTCTTAAATTCTCCTAGCAACacttcctccccctcctcctccgaTGACGTTCGCCTGAAAGGCTACATCTCATCCGTCAAACCCCCCTCTCCCGCCGCCTATCTCAACACCAAACGTGAATCAAACCAACTCCTTCTGCTCTCCAACTTCAAAGCGCCGCTTTCTGCTTCACCTGTTCCCAATTCCTCTCTCGGCTCTATTGTCTGTGGTAGCTTGACCTCGGATTGCGTAGATAAAGACG ATGAATCTGCGGACCAACTGGCTTCACATGCATCCAGCGTATTGTATG ATGAAATGGACTTGAATTGGGATGATGATGAGGACCAAGAGTATCTGCAAGTCAAAAGTGTTATGGTGATGCCATGGTTGGAAACACTGTCAAACAACTGGGCTTCAGAGTGGAGGAAAGAAATCTCACATGTTAAGAAGCAGAAGTGGGTGTTTAAGGACGGACAAGATCCTGGCTACAAACGCCTGGTCAAAATGTGTGCCACAAAACTGGGATCAGATCAAACTGTTGCATTGTTTGGGAAGTTGGGACGAGAAAATGGCCTGGATGAATTTAATATGTTAATCAAGATATGCATAGAGAAGGCAAGAGATACCACAGATGAAGATGTTTCATTACGAGAGATTTATAAGGCCTATCAATTATTCTTAAGGGTTAGAGAATCAGGGTTTCAGATAGAAGAAAAAACGTATGGCCAGTTCCTGATGTATCTAATCGATTTTGAGATGTCAGATGAGTTCTTTTTCTTCCATGAACTAATTAGAGAAGACAATCCCAATTCACTTCCGCGCCTAACTTATTATGAAATGCTACTACGGGTGAGAGTTGATGATGTTGATACACTTCAACAACTTTGCCTTTCTATTGCAACTGAACGTGATGAGAATTATTATCGCCGAG AGGGTTTGTTGCTGGCATTGTATGAAAGTGACCGGAAAGAAGAGTTTCTCATGCTATTGGAAACTCTTGACATATCTAAAGTTACATCAGTTGCAGTTTTAGAGTGCATCTTCAGGGGTTTGGGGAAGTTTTTGCTGGAACATTTTGCAGAAAGATTTCTGTCGGTGCTGAAAGGAAGTG ACATTGGAGCTGAAAACATATCAAATTTCATCCTCGAGTATGCAATCAGCATGCCTAACTTAGCG GTTGAAGGTATCATCAGAAAGTTCCGAGCTTTGCATACTAAGATCGAGGTGTTGCCTACTTCTGTGCAATATGAAAAGCTTATTGCATATAGTTGCAAGTTTTTTAAG ATACATGAGGCACTTGATGTAGTTGATGAGGCACTTGGATCTGGTGTTTCTTTATCATTGGACACAATTCATTCTATATTAGATGCTTGTGATCGTAGCTGTGAATTTAACCTG GTCCATCAGATATATTCGAGGATATCTAACCATAATCTGGAACGAAATAATGAGACATTCAGGAGAATGATACTTCTATGTGTGAAGATGAAAGAT TTTGAAGGTGCATATGGACTGATCGATGATTGGAAAAAAGAATCAACACCAACAACTGGAATGTACAACGTGATACTAGCTGGATATTTCCGTGAG AAAAATGTTCAAAGTGCCCATAATGTTCTCAAACAAATGGAAGATGCAGGCGTGAAACCTGATGCTATTACTTACAGCTATCTCATTGCCAACACCCAGCGTGAAAAAGATATAGCTAAG TATTATGATGAGATGAGTAAATCAGGAATCACACCAACAAAGCAGGTTTTCATGGCCCTTATAAATGCATATGCATCCTATGGAAATTTCGAATATGCTAGAGAG GTTGCATCGAGCTATAATTTACCAGCAAAATACTTGAAGGAAATCAACAGTGTGCTTGTTGGAGCTCTTGCTTCAAATGGGAAGTTATCTGATGCCCTTGAGTTATATGAAAAAATGAAGGGAGACAATTGTGATTTAGATCCCAGAgcaattaaatgtctcatt GAACATTATCAGTCTGAAGGACAGGTGAACAAAGTGTTGGAGTTACTTGAGGAATTGAATGATTCGCCTCATTGGGTTGATGCCTGCTTCAGGGTTATTTCACATTGTGTTCGACAAGAGAATTTGAG ATCCACTGTTAATTTGCTGAAGCAACTAAAGGATAAGTTCATTGATGCTGAAGTTGCTCTGGAAGTTCTGTTTGATGAG GTCTTTTGTCTATATGCGGAGCATGAACCAACAGACATGCAGTTTGGTCTCAATTTGCTTGAAGCTGTCAAGGAAAAAGTTGGTGTTCGCCCTTCACGGAAAAGTCTGGATTTTCTCCTCAGTGCTTGCACTAATGCAAAAGATACAAAGAGTTCCTTCTTGATCTGGAAAGAATATAAGAGGGCTGGCCTTCCATACAATGTTCTGAGTTTCGTAAG GATGTATCAGGCTCTTTTGGCTTCAGGTGATACAAAGTCGGCAGAGAGACTCCTGAACAAGATACCACAATCTGATGCCCATGTCCGCTGTGTCATCAAAGCGTGCCAAGAAACGTACGGGAAAGCAGAGTTCGTTAGAAAGAAAGggacaaagaaaaagaaggcaACAATGGCGAAGTCTATTATATAG
- the LOC121787383 gene encoding pentatricopeptide repeat-containing protein At4g04790, mitochondrial-like isoform X2, giving the protein MNGTLQRTQSTAQNLASLFRSAAATLTFRRAKTSAARRKGRALLNSPSNTSSPSSSDDVRLKGYISSVKPPSPAAYLNTKRESNQLLLLSNFKAPLSASPVPNSSLGSIVCGSLTSDCVDKDDESADQLASHASSVLYDEMDLNWDDDEDQEYLQVKSVMVMPWLETLSNNWASEWRKEISHVKKQKWVFKDGQDPGYKRLVKMCATKLGSDQTVALFGKLGRENGLDEFNMLIKICIEKARDTTDEDVSLREIYKAYQLFLRVRESGFQIEEKTYGQFLMYLIDFEMSDEFFFFHELIREDNPNSLPRLTYYEMLLRVRVDDVDTLQQLCLSIATERDENYYRRDIGAENISNFILEYAISMPNLAVEGIIRKFRALHTKIEVLPTSVQYEKLIAYSCKFFKIHEALDVVDEALGSGVSLSLDTIHSILDACDRSCEFNLVHQIYSRISNHNLERNNETFRRMILLCVKMKDFEGAYGLIDDWKKESTPTTGMYNVILAGYFREKNVQSAHNVLKQMEDAGVKPDAITYSYLIANTQREKDIAKYYDEMSKSGITPTKQVFMALINAYASYGNFEYAREVASSYNLPAKYLKEINSVLVGALASNGKLSDALELYEKMKGDNCDLDPRAIKCLIEHYQSEGQVNKVLELLEELNDSPHWVDACFRVISHCVRQENLRSTVNLLKQLKDKFIDAEVALEVLFDEVFCLYAEHEPTDMQFGLNLLEAVKEKVGVRPSRKSLDFLLSACTNAKDTKSSFLIWKEYKRAGLPYNVLSFVRMYQALLASGDTKSAERLLNKIPQSDAHVRCVIKACQETYGKAEFVRKKGTKKKKATMAKSII; this is encoded by the exons ATGAATGGCACTTTACAAAGGACTCAATCCACCGCCCAAAACCTAGCCTCTCTCTTccgctccgccgccgccaccctTACATTTAGGCGCGCTAAAACCTCCGCCGCCAGGAGGAAGGGACGCGCACTCTTAAATTCTCCTAGCAACacttcctccccctcctcctccgaTGACGTTCGCCTGAAAGGCTACATCTCATCCGTCAAACCCCCCTCTCCCGCCGCCTATCTCAACACCAAACGTGAATCAAACCAACTCCTTCTGCTCTCCAACTTCAAAGCGCCGCTTTCTGCTTCACCTGTTCCCAATTCCTCTCTCGGCTCTATTGTCTGTGGTAGCTTGACCTCGGATTGCGTAGATAAAGACG ATGAATCTGCGGACCAACTGGCTTCACATGCATCCAGCGTATTGTATG ATGAAATGGACTTGAATTGGGATGATGATGAGGACCAAGAGTATCTGCAAGTCAAAAGTGTTATGGTGATGCCATGGTTGGAAACACTGTCAAACAACTGGGCTTCAGAGTGGAGGAAAGAAATCTCACATGTTAAGAAGCAGAAGTGGGTGTTTAAGGACGGACAAGATCCTGGCTACAAACGCCTGGTCAAAATGTGTGCCACAAAACTGGGATCAGATCAAACTGTTGCATTGTTTGGGAAGTTGGGACGAGAAAATGGCCTGGATGAATTTAATATGTTAATCAAGATATGCATAGAGAAGGCAAGAGATACCACAGATGAAGATGTTTCATTACGAGAGATTTATAAGGCCTATCAATTATTCTTAAGGGTTAGAGAATCAGGGTTTCAGATAGAAGAAAAAACGTATGGCCAGTTCCTGATGTATCTAATCGATTTTGAGATGTCAGATGAGTTCTTTTTCTTCCATGAACTAATTAGAGAAGACAATCCCAATTCACTTCCGCGCCTAACTTATTATGAAATGCTACTACGGGTGAGAGTTGATGATGTTGATACACTTCAACAACTTTGCCTTTCTATTGCAACTGAACGTGATGAGAATTATTATCGCCGAG ACATTGGAGCTGAAAACATATCAAATTTCATCCTCGAGTATGCAATCAGCATGCCTAACTTAGCG GTTGAAGGTATCATCAGAAAGTTCCGAGCTTTGCATACTAAGATCGAGGTGTTGCCTACTTCTGTGCAATATGAAAAGCTTATTGCATATAGTTGCAAGTTTTTTAAG ATACATGAGGCACTTGATGTAGTTGATGAGGCACTTGGATCTGGTGTTTCTTTATCATTGGACACAATTCATTCTATATTAGATGCTTGTGATCGTAGCTGTGAATTTAACCTG GTCCATCAGATATATTCGAGGATATCTAACCATAATCTGGAACGAAATAATGAGACATTCAGGAGAATGATACTTCTATGTGTGAAGATGAAAGAT TTTGAAGGTGCATATGGACTGATCGATGATTGGAAAAAAGAATCAACACCAACAACTGGAATGTACAACGTGATACTAGCTGGATATTTCCGTGAG AAAAATGTTCAAAGTGCCCATAATGTTCTCAAACAAATGGAAGATGCAGGCGTGAAACCTGATGCTATTACTTACAGCTATCTCATTGCCAACACCCAGCGTGAAAAAGATATAGCTAAG TATTATGATGAGATGAGTAAATCAGGAATCACACCAACAAAGCAGGTTTTCATGGCCCTTATAAATGCATATGCATCCTATGGAAATTTCGAATATGCTAGAGAG GTTGCATCGAGCTATAATTTACCAGCAAAATACTTGAAGGAAATCAACAGTGTGCTTGTTGGAGCTCTTGCTTCAAATGGGAAGTTATCTGATGCCCTTGAGTTATATGAAAAAATGAAGGGAGACAATTGTGATTTAGATCCCAGAgcaattaaatgtctcatt GAACATTATCAGTCTGAAGGACAGGTGAACAAAGTGTTGGAGTTACTTGAGGAATTGAATGATTCGCCTCATTGGGTTGATGCCTGCTTCAGGGTTATTTCACATTGTGTTCGACAAGAGAATTTGAG ATCCACTGTTAATTTGCTGAAGCAACTAAAGGATAAGTTCATTGATGCTGAAGTTGCTCTGGAAGTTCTGTTTGATGAG GTCTTTTGTCTATATGCGGAGCATGAACCAACAGACATGCAGTTTGGTCTCAATTTGCTTGAAGCTGTCAAGGAAAAAGTTGGTGTTCGCCCTTCACGGAAAAGTCTGGATTTTCTCCTCAGTGCTTGCACTAATGCAAAAGATACAAAGAGTTCCTTCTTGATCTGGAAAGAATATAAGAGGGCTGGCCTTCCATACAATGTTCTGAGTTTCGTAAG GATGTATCAGGCTCTTTTGGCTTCAGGTGATACAAAGTCGGCAGAGAGACTCCTGAACAAGATACCACAATCTGATGCCCATGTCCGCTGTGTCATCAAAGCGTGCCAAGAAACGTACGGGAAAGCAGAGTTCGTTAGAAAGAAAGggacaaagaaaaagaaggcaACAATGGCGAAGTCTATTATATAG